Proteins from a genomic interval of Benincasa hispida cultivar B227 chromosome 7, ASM972705v1, whole genome shotgun sequence:
- the LOC120081272 gene encoding uncharacterized protein At1g66480, whose product MGNTFGVKKTVKVMNISGETMKLNTPVQAGDVVKDYPGFVLLESEAVKHYGVRAKPLELHQKLSTKRLYFLVELPKVSKEQAPRRVRSAINMSAKDRLESLMLARRSASDLTIMKPKSVLAEEGGGESDGSGSGSGAATRVKVRLPKAEVERLLKECKDEAEAAERIMGLYKTRENVCENDHKDEEKKDIIKPREKRRVSFMTTMEARGTQIAVAS is encoded by the exons ATGGGAAACACCTTTGGAGTCAAGAAGACGGTGAAGGTCATGAACATCTCCGGCGAGACGATGAAACTAAATACCCCGGTTCAAGCCGGAGACGTTGTTAAGGATTATCCCGGCTTTGTTTTACTCGAATCTGAGGCCGTGAAGCACTACGGTGTTCGAGCAAAGCCATTGGAGCTCCACCAGAAGCTCAGCACGAAGAGACTTTATTTCCTCGTCGAGCTGCCTAAAGTTTCAAAAGAACAG gCACCACGGCGAGTACGGTCGGCGATCAACATGAGTGCGAAGGATAGGCTAGAGAGCTTGATGTTGGCACGACGGTCAGCATCAGACCTAACTATCATGAAACCGAAGAGTGTGTTGGCGGAGGAGGGTGGAGGAGAGAGTGATGGATCGGGATCGGGATCGGGAGCGGCGACACGGGTGAAGGTCCGGCTGCCGAAGGCCGAAGTGGAAAGATTGTTGAAGGAGTGCAAAGATGAGGCAGAGGCAGCAGAAAGGATTATGGGATTGTACAAAACAAGAGAAAATGTTTGTGAAAATGATCACAAAGACGAGGAGAAGAAGGATATCATCAAGCCACGTGAG AAGCGACGTGTAAGTTTCATGACGACAATGGAAGCAAGAGGAACTCAAATTGCAGTAGCATCTTAA